The following proteins are encoded in a genomic region of Methanomassiliicoccales archaeon:
- the rnz gene encoding ribonuclease Z, with product MDLTFLGTGGSVPTTKRNCVSIALRIGPEVLLFDCGEGTQRQLMSSSVSFMRITTIFISHHHGDHFLGLPGLIQSMNFYGRMSPLKVYGPEGTADLIEKILTLGEFDLKYEVTGQDLDPKETMVGEGYVVEAVRTDHVIPSLGFVFQEDERPGRFEPEKALSLGVKEGPNFSKLVRGENVKVGNTVVTPDMVMGPSRKGLKVVYSGDTAPCSELALASRKADVLVHEATVASDLEAKAREYRHSTAMDAAVLARDAGVGTLYLVHISGRYEDAAPLLKEAQEIFPNTIIPNDLDTFVLLMDK from the coding sequence ATGGACCTGACCTTCCTGGGGACCGGCGGCAGCGTGCCCACAACCAAGCGCAACTGCGTCTCGATCGCACTGCGCATCGGTCCGGAGGTGCTGCTGTTCGATTGCGGGGAAGGGACCCAACGCCAGTTGATGTCCTCCTCGGTCTCCTTCATGCGCATCACCACCATATTCATCAGCCACCATCACGGGGACCACTTCCTGGGCCTGCCTGGGCTTATCCAATCCATGAACTTCTACGGCCGGATGTCACCGCTGAAGGTGTACGGTCCGGAAGGGACGGCCGACCTTATCGAAAAGATACTCACGTTGGGGGAGTTCGACCTCAAATACGAGGTCACTGGGCAGGACCTCGACCCGAAGGAGACGATGGTCGGCGAAGGATATGTGGTGGAAGCGGTCCGCACCGACCACGTCATTCCCTCGCTGGGCTTCGTCTTCCAAGAGGATGAGCGACCCGGTCGGTTCGAACCGGAGAAGGCTTTATCATTGGGGGTCAAAGAAGGACCAAACTTCTCTAAGCTGGTCCGAGGGGAGAACGTGAAGGTTGGCAATACGGTCGTCACGCCGGACATGGTCATGGGGCCGAGCCGAAAGGGTCTCAAGGTGGTCTACAGCGGGGACACCGCCCCCTGCTCAGAGCTGGCCCTGGCCAGCAGGAAGGCGGACGTGCTGGTTCACGAGGCCACGGTGGCCTCTGACCTTGAGGCTAAGGCCAGGGAGTACCGGCACAGCACGGCCATGGACGCGGCCGTCCTGGCCAGGGATGCCGGGGTGGGAACGCTGTACCTGGTCCATATCAGCGGCCGCTACGAGGACGCCGCACCGCTTTTAAAAGAAGCGCAGGAAATATTCCCAAATACCATCATACCGAATGATCTGGACACGTTCGTTCTGCTGATGGACAAGTAA
- a CDS encoding universal stress protein: MSEREKVLICVDGSENSLRAVEFARDMLLSVDSYVTLLVVVTPMDCDYFMEKTAPVCDIDGIAQTKSRVAASLLEEAGVSYCLSSQTGNPTEAILKASSKHKLVVIGRKGSGSSNSISLGGVAGQVSQNIKVPLLLVP; the protein is encoded by the coding sequence ATGAGCGAACGCGAGAAGGTATTGATATGTGTCGACGGTTCGGAGAATTCATTACGGGCGGTGGAGTTCGCCCGCGACATGCTCCTTTCCGTGGATTCTTACGTAACCCTCTTAGTTGTGGTCACGCCCATGGACTGTGACTACTTCATGGAGAAGACTGCGCCAGTATGCGACATCGACGGCATCGCCCAGACCAAGTCCCGGGTGGCCGCCTCCCTGCTTGAAGAGGCCGGGGTGAGCTACTGCCTAAGCTCTCAGACCGGGAATCCGACCGAGGCGATCCTGAAGGCCTCGTCAAAACATAAGTTGGTGGTCATAGGGCGAAAGGGCTCGGGCTCCTCGAACTCCATATCCCTCGGGGGCGTGGCCGGGCAGGTCAGTCAGAACATCAAAGTGCCTTTGCTGCTCGTTCCCTGA
- a CDS encoding aconitase X catalytic domain-containing protein, whose translation MQLTPEETSMLAGKEGRGKQKAMELLAALGKIYRADRLIPITSAHLSGVSYKTIGEGGIDFLEEMAKDSKVCVPTTLNPMGMDTERWKEMGVSEHFAKRQLHIISLYEKMGVEINCTCTPYLLTNRPKVGDHIAWAESSALSFANSVLGARTNREGGPGALAAAITGRTPNYGLHLEQNRKATHVVQVEEGIGQDEWSIVGHTVGRKLGACVPFFRGLGHDVNGLKSLAAAMAASGSVAMFMVEGVTPEQPASLAGLPTLSVTRQDLEDTVKRLRTGTKPDLIAIGCPHLSEREMKELAAKLDGKVKKGDVEVWFCTSKGVWLRCPKERAVLERFGKVLCDTCMVVAPIEGLHKVTASDSAKACAYLPGLCSQKVFCGSQRELLEMIL comes from the coding sequence ATGCAACTGACCCCCGAAGAGACGTCCATGCTTGCCGGCAAGGAAGGGCGCGGCAAGCAGAAGGCCATGGAGCTGCTGGCGGCCCTCGGCAAGATCTACAGGGCAGACCGGCTCATCCCCATCACCTCCGCGCATCTTTCTGGCGTTTCGTACAAGACCATAGGCGAGGGCGGGATCGATTTCCTTGAAGAGATGGCCAAGGATTCCAAGGTATGCGTGCCCACCACCCTCAATCCCATGGGAATGGACACGGAACGCTGGAAAGAGATGGGGGTCAGCGAGCATTTCGCCAAAAGGCAGCTGCACATCATCAGCTTATACGAGAAGATGGGAGTGGAGATCAACTGCACCTGCACCCCTTATCTGCTGACCAATCGCCCCAAGGTGGGCGACCATATCGCCTGGGCGGAGTCCTCCGCCCTCTCCTTTGCCAACTCCGTCCTCGGGGCTCGTACCAACCGGGAAGGGGGGCCGGGAGCGCTGGCCGCGGCCATCACCGGTCGCACGCCTAACTACGGTCTGCACTTGGAGCAGAACCGGAAGGCCACGCACGTGGTGCAGGTGGAGGAAGGTATAGGCCAGGACGAATGGTCTATAGTAGGGCACACCGTGGGAAGGAAGCTCGGAGCCTGCGTGCCTTTCTTCCGCGGCCTGGGCCACGACGTCAATGGGCTGAAGTCGCTGGCGGCGGCCATGGCCGCCTCCGGTTCCGTGGCCATGTTCATGGTGGAAGGGGTCACCCCCGAGCAGCCCGCCTCCCTGGCAGGGCTGCCCACGCTCAGCGTAACCCGCCAGGACCTGGAGGATACGGTAAAGCGGCTCCGCACCGGAACGAAACCGGACCTGATAGCCATAGGCTGCCCCCACCTCTCGGAGAGAGAGATGAAGGAACTGGCGGCCAAGCTGGACGGGAAGGTCAAGAAGGGCGACGTAGAGGTGTGGTTCTGCACCTCCAAAGGCGTGTGGCTAAGATGCCCGAAGGAACGGGCGGTCCTGGAGCGTTTCGGGAAGGTGCTGTGCGACACCTGCATGGTGGTGGCGCCCATCGAAGGACTGCATAAGGTCACCGCCAGCGATTCGGCGAAGGCCTGTGCCTACTTGCCCGGACTATGCTCGCAGAAGGTTTTCTGCGGTTCTCAGCGTGAACTACTGGAGATGATTTTGTGA
- the rpe gene encoding ribulose-phosphate 3-epimerase: MVKVAPSILSADFARLGEEVRRVQDAGADWVHMDVMDGVFVPNITVGPEVIKALRPHATIPFDVHLMIEMPERYIDRFVDSGADYLTVHVESTHDIKGALRLIRQAGKSPGLSLNPATSLSKVEPFLDEIDLLLIMTVQPGFGGQSFKPEVLPKIARAAELRKELGLEMDIEVDGGIDRDTGKRCAEVGATVLAAGSSLFKAKDMKAEITHWHGF, from the coding sequence ATGGTCAAGGTAGCCCCGTCGATACTGTCCGCCGACTTCGCCCGACTTGGCGAGGAGGTCCGCCGAGTTCAGGATGCCGGTGCGGACTGGGTGCATATGGACGTCATGGACGGGGTTTTTGTTCCCAACATAACCGTTGGACCGGAGGTCATCAAGGCGCTTCGGCCTCATGCTACGATCCCCTTCGACGTCCACCTGATGATCGAGATGCCTGAGAGGTACATCGACCGGTTCGTGGATAGTGGCGCGGATTATCTGACCGTGCATGTGGAGTCCACGCATGACATCAAAGGCGCATTGCGCCTGATCCGCCAGGCGGGAAAGAGCCCCGGACTGTCTCTGAACCCCGCTACCAGCCTGTCCAAGGTAGAGCCGTTTCTGGACGAGATCGATCTGTTGCTGATCATGACCGTGCAACCCGGTTTCGGCGGACAATCGTTCAAACCGGAAGTGCTGCCTAAGATCGCTCGGGCAGCTGAGCTGCGAAAGGAATTAGGGCTGGAAATGGACATAGAGGTCGATGGCGGCATCGATCGGGACACCGGAAAGAGGTGCGCCGAGGTTGGAGCGACGGTGCTGGCAGCCGGTTCCTCGCTGTTCAAGGCCAAGGACATGAAGGCGGAGATTACTCATTGGCACGGCTTTTGA
- a CDS encoding MFS transporter — MKAGYIQVLSSAGLSGAALLIPNMLRDDLGANIMEIGLITASFNLALFISSYIFGRASDIHGRRLYMQGGLALTSIALFLLVFADSKESIAVVRILIGLCAGIYPSALLAHVYENEGKIGKFTAYGSLGFGIGNFIAGLIAVYYEIFLLSALMLLAAYFISMRLTFTGEKMHKVPFFPVHIIKHNFPVYLSIMFRHIGANMIWVVYPLFLYDLGASPLFIGFVYGINAVCQYVFMRFIDRFQTYHLVMAGFLFSILTFPSYTLATSPEEIIPMQVSIAAAWSCLYVGSIKYLMERNDEKGTASGLLQSSLSVSAIIGALVGGATVYVLGYHGSMYIATALAIIGLFVFIIGNRYMVKKEKGVIA, encoded by the coding sequence ATGAAGGCAGGTTACATCCAGGTGCTCTCCAGCGCCGGTCTTTCCGGCGCCGCCCTGCTCATCCCCAACATGTTGCGGGACGATCTGGGCGCCAACATCATGGAGATCGGCCTCATTACAGCCTCCTTCAACCTGGCGCTTTTCATCTCATCTTACATCTTCGGTCGAGCTTCGGACATTCATGGTCGCAGGTTATACATGCAAGGAGGGCTGGCACTCACCAGCATCGCCCTGTTCCTGCTGGTGTTCGCCGACAGCAAGGAATCCATCGCTGTAGTGCGCATACTTATCGGACTATGCGCCGGGATATATCCCTCGGCCCTGTTGGCCCACGTGTACGAGAACGAGGGCAAGATAGGCAAGTTCACCGCCTACGGTAGCCTGGGGTTCGGTATCGGCAACTTCATCGCCGGACTGATCGCCGTCTACTATGAGATATTCCTGTTGAGCGCGCTGATGCTGTTGGCGGCCTACTTCATCTCCATGCGCCTCACCTTCACCGGGGAGAAGATGCACAAGGTGCCTTTCTTCCCCGTGCACATAATCAAGCACAACTTCCCAGTCTACCTATCCATCATGTTCCGGCATATCGGAGCGAACATGATATGGGTGGTCTACCCGCTCTTCCTATACGACCTGGGGGCCAGCCCGCTCTTCATCGGCTTCGTATACGGTATAAACGCCGTGTGCCAGTACGTGTTCATGCGCTTCATCGATCGCTTCCAGACCTACCATCTGGTCATGGCCGGTTTCCTGTTCTCCATACTGACCTTCCCATCGTACACCCTGGCCACCAGTCCCGAGGAGATCATCCCCATGCAGGTGTCCATCGCTGCGGCCTGGTCCTGCCTGTACGTCGGGTCTATCAAATATCTGATGGAGAGGAACGACGAGAAGGGAACGGCGTCCGGCCTTCTCCAGTCCTCTCTGAGCGTCTCGGCCATCATCGGTGCCCTGGTCGGCGGAGCGACCGTTTACGTCCTCGGGTATCATGGTTCCATGTACATCGCCACGGCCCTGGCCATAATCGGCTTATTTGTGTTCATCATAGGCAATCGTTATATGGTCAAAAAGGAGAAAGGCGTAATAGCCTAG
- the ileS gene encoding isoleucine--tRNA ligase, translating into MIKQVQGSYNPIELENAVRARWAETEAYKKTKELRAGGPDFYFVDGPPYTTGYIHMGTAMNKTIKDLMVRFKRMQKFNVTDTPGYDMHGLPIEVKVEKSIGVKNKKEIEEYGIDRFVGICKNFALDFQKQMNADFKELGVWFDWDKPYLTITPGYIEAAWWTLKRAYDKGLLVRASRVLPGCPRCETALAEAEIDYWDEKDPSIYVKFKLKDDPKVSLLIWTTTPWTLPANLAVAAHPDFEYVKVRYRRIGETDTVILLKGREEEIKDLGGWEKYELLQVIQGDDLVGVEYITPFIDEVPYQNSASGKWLHKVIPSKTVEATNTGLVHIAPGHGPEDFDLGKEFGLEPFCPVDEAGNFTQLVGEKYQGMNIKKANPELLKDLEEKDRLFFNGLIEHRFGHCWRCKSPVLFRTTSQWFLRVTQVKNQMLEEIEKVRWTPDWAGSSREYDWTVNARDWCISRQRYWGIPIPVWLCHCGEMKVIGMVDELKGAEGFREDMELHRPWIDAVKLTCPKCGGQMSRVPDVLDVWFDSAVASWAQLGFPGRTDAFERLWPAKFIVEAHDQTRGWFYSQLAAGVIAFGRAPYESVLMHGWMLDSHGLPMSKSRGNVVEPGKVIKEHGADALRFYLIKTSAPWDDIPFQLEGVKNARKTLNVFWNVVNFATTYMAIDKFDPKIVSREGVHAHLRQEDVWLISRTEKLKNEVTRQVNALELHKAGRAIEDYILDDLSRWYVRLIRDRMWSEEGDSGKLAAYRTLYDAIMDTTLLLAPICPHLAEEIYQYMDGSKVSVHMMDWPGSDLTRVDERLEKTMSMVQEIVDTVTRERQLKNVKLRWPMKRIIIKVNNNDSLAALRSMEDILLSQSNVKKVEYVSAGEEWSETVLNVVPNPLAIGKVYRQWASKIAVLLQSRPATMIKESMQRGEYSLGIEGQLIKIEPNMVSFNISLPKNVYAATFSGGELYLDFEVTREIEAEGFAREIIRRVQQTRKDMKLDVEEFVKVEVTAESKVSEYLKIWKAHIMSEVRSKSMEIVPEVHGEMVGKWEIEGEKVDIGVSSLNLKDAIKELTMIPGISSKAAEALVDAGVRNASDLKLLTEEQIEERTKLSKPDVRKVLHYFDRSTETCKAVPEAVGKVLSKPELMPYLMRIPRMNELKAEMLYDAGYDSIEKLENANKDALKGVPGLGTKTIEEITKYIGEGGFHRCSVCPKCGSAVTAADLICPSCNTSLVGEAEEETEATTKVQGLQDGYSYLIKDDRSDRSYQLFMDQVKKGSKGYCVTRNYPLKIRGKYELGDTPIIWLSNVGKEDSLRPKDLEKLSYSLEQFLSKGKGVVLLDGLEYLITNNNFLTVLRFVQSLRDQVAINSSIMLMVLNPSTLDANELNLLEKEVDGTL; encoded by the coding sequence ATGATAAAGCAGGTCCAAGGTAGTTATAATCCAATTGAGCTTGAGAATGCGGTGCGAGCCCGTTGGGCCGAGACCGAGGCATATAAGAAGACCAAAGAGCTGAGGGCTGGTGGTCCGGACTTCTATTTCGTGGACGGACCACCGTACACCACTGGTTACATTCACATGGGCACGGCCATGAACAAGACCATCAAGGATCTGATGGTCCGGTTCAAACGGATGCAGAAGTTCAATGTTACCGATACTCCGGGCTACGACATGCACGGGCTGCCCATCGAGGTCAAGGTGGAGAAGTCCATCGGGGTCAAGAACAAGAAGGAGATCGAGGAGTACGGCATAGACCGGTTCGTTGGCATATGCAAGAACTTCGCCCTGGACTTCCAGAAGCAGATGAACGCCGACTTCAAGGAACTGGGCGTGTGGTTCGACTGGGACAAGCCGTACCTTACCATCACCCCGGGGTACATCGAGGCCGCCTGGTGGACGCTCAAGAGGGCCTACGACAAGGGACTGCTGGTCAGAGCCAGCCGCGTTCTTCCCGGATGCCCGCGCTGCGAGACGGCCCTGGCCGAAGCGGAGATCGATTACTGGGACGAGAAGGACCCCTCGATCTACGTCAAGTTCAAACTAAAGGACGACCCCAAGGTCTCGTTGCTCATCTGGACCACCACGCCCTGGACCCTGCCGGCCAATCTGGCCGTGGCCGCCCATCCCGACTTCGAATATGTCAAGGTGCGCTATCGTAGGATAGGGGAGACGGACACCGTCATCCTGCTCAAGGGAAGGGAGGAGGAAATCAAGGACCTGGGCGGCTGGGAGAAATACGAGCTGCTGCAGGTCATCCAGGGCGACGACCTGGTGGGCGTTGAGTACATCACTCCTTTCATCGATGAGGTGCCCTATCAGAATTCGGCCAGCGGCAAGTGGTTGCACAAGGTCATCCCCTCCAAGACGGTCGAGGCCACCAACACTGGCCTGGTGCACATAGCCCCGGGGCATGGCCCCGAGGACTTCGACCTGGGAAAGGAGTTCGGCCTGGAACCCTTCTGTCCAGTGGACGAGGCCGGGAACTTCACCCAATTGGTCGGGGAGAAGTACCAGGGAATGAACATCAAGAAGGCGAACCCCGAACTGCTCAAGGACCTGGAGGAGAAGGACCGCCTGTTCTTCAACGGGCTGATCGAGCACCGCTTCGGTCACTGCTGGAGATGCAAATCTCCAGTGCTCTTCCGCACTACCAGCCAATGGTTCCTGCGAGTGACGCAGGTCAAGAACCAGATGCTGGAGGAGATAGAAAAGGTTCGTTGGACCCCAGACTGGGCCGGGTCGTCCCGAGAGTACGACTGGACCGTCAACGCCCGGGACTGGTGCATATCCCGCCAGAGGTACTGGGGCATACCCATCCCCGTATGGTTGTGCCACTGCGGGGAGATGAAGGTCATCGGGATGGTGGACGAGCTCAAGGGGGCCGAAGGCTTCCGCGAGGACATGGAGCTCCACCGCCCCTGGATAGACGCGGTGAAGCTCACCTGCCCTAAATGCGGCGGGCAGATGAGCCGCGTGCCGGACGTCCTGGACGTCTGGTTCGATTCGGCGGTGGCCTCCTGGGCCCAGCTAGGGTTCCCGGGAAGAACGGACGCCTTCGAGAGGCTGTGGCCGGCCAAGTTCATCGTGGAGGCGCACGATCAGACCCGCGGCTGGTTCTATTCGCAGCTCGCCGCGGGCGTTATCGCCTTCGGACGCGCCCCTTACGAGTCAGTGCTAATGCACGGATGGATGCTGGACAGCCACGGGCTGCCCATGTCCAAGAGCCGGGGCAACGTGGTGGAGCCGGGCAAGGTCATCAAAGAGCACGGAGCCGACGCCCTGCGCTTCTACCTGATCAAGACCTCCGCCCCCTGGGACGACATACCCTTCCAGTTAGAAGGTGTCAAGAACGCCCGGAAGACCCTCAACGTGTTCTGGAATGTGGTCAACTTCGCCACCACCTACATGGCCATCGATAAGTTCGACCCCAAAATCGTAAGCCGGGAGGGAGTGCACGCCCATCTGCGCCAGGAGGACGTATGGCTGATCTCGCGCACCGAGAAGCTGAAGAACGAGGTCACCCGCCAGGTGAACGCCCTCGAGCTGCATAAGGCCGGAAGGGCCATCGAGGATTACATCCTGGACGACCTCTCCCGCTGGTACGTGAGGCTGATACGCGACCGCATGTGGAGCGAGGAAGGCGACTCCGGCAAACTGGCCGCCTACCGCACCTTGTACGATGCCATAATGGACACCACCCTGTTGCTGGCGCCGATCTGCCCCCATCTGGCCGAAGAGATCTACCAGTATATGGACGGCAGCAAGGTCAGCGTGCACATGATGGATTGGCCAGGCAGTGACCTGACCCGAGTGGACGAGCGGCTGGAGAAGACCATGTCCATGGTCCAGGAGATCGTGGACACGGTCACCCGCGAACGCCAGCTCAAGAACGTTAAGCTGCGCTGGCCCATGAAGAGGATCATAATCAAAGTGAACAACAACGACAGCCTGGCCGCCCTGCGGTCCATGGAGGACATACTCCTTTCCCAGTCCAACGTCAAGAAGGTGGAGTACGTGTCCGCGGGCGAGGAATGGTCCGAAACGGTCTTGAACGTCGTCCCCAACCCCCTGGCCATCGGCAAGGTCTATCGCCAGTGGGCCTCCAAGATAGCCGTGCTGCTGCAGAGCCGCCCGGCAACTATGATCAAGGAGAGCATGCAGCGCGGAGAGTACTCCCTCGGGATTGAGGGGCAGCTCATCAAGATCGAGCCGAACATGGTCTCCTTCAACATTTCATTGCCGAAGAACGTCTACGCCGCCACCTTCAGCGGGGGCGAGCTATACCTGGACTTCGAGGTCACCAGGGAGATAGAGGCCGAGGGCTTCGCCCGGGAGATAATCCGCCGGGTGCAGCAGACCCGCAAGGACATGAAGCTGGACGTAGAGGAGTTCGTCAAGGTGGAGGTCACCGCCGAGTCCAAGGTCTCCGAGTACCTGAAGATATGGAAGGCCCACATCATGAGCGAGGTGCGCTCCAAGTCCATGGAGATAGTACCAGAGGTCCACGGGGAGATGGTGGGCAAGTGGGAGATCGAAGGGGAGAAGGTGGACATCGGGGTCAGCTCCCTGAACCTGAAGGATGCGATAAAGGAGCTGACTATGATCCCGGGCATATCCTCAAAGGCCGCCGAGGCGCTGGTGGATGCCGGCGTGCGCAACGCTTCCGACCTCAAGCTGCTGACCGAGGAGCAGATAGAGGAACGAACCAAGCTGAGCAAGCCCGATGTGCGCAAGGTGTTGCATTACTTCGACCGTTCCACGGAGACCTGCAAGGCCGTTCCGGAAGCGGTGGGAAAGGTCCTGAGCAAACCGGAGCTGATGCCCTATCTCATGCGCATACCGCGCATGAACGAGCTGAAGGCCGAGATGCTCTACGATGCTGGCTACGATTCCATAGAAAAGCTGGAGAACGCCAACAAGGACGCTCTGAAGGGCGTGCCGGGCTTAGGCACCAAGACCATCGAGGAGATCACCAAGTACATCGGCGAGGGCGGTTTCCATCGCTGTTCCGTCTGCCCTAAGTGCGGAAGCGCCGTCACGGCGGCCGACCTGATCTGCCCATCATGTAATACCTCGCTGGTGGGCGAGGCAGAGGAAGAGACCGAGGCTACGACCAAAGTGCAGGGGCTCCAGGACGGATACAGCTACCTCATAAAGGACGACCGCTCCGACCGATCCTACCAGCTGTTCATGGACCAGGTCAAGAAGGGCAGCAAAGGTTACTGCGTGACCAGGAACTATCCCCTCAAGATACGAGGGAAATACGAGCTGGGCGACACGCCCATCATCTGGCTGAGCAACGTGGGCAAGGAGGACAGCCTGCGGCCCAAGGACCTCGAGAAGCTCAGCTATTCGTTAGAGCAGTTCCTGAGCAAGGGCAAGGGGGTGGTGTTGCTGGACGGGTTGGAGTACCTGATCACCAACAACAACTTCCTGACCGTGCTACGCTTCGTGCAATCTCTGCGGGACCAGGTGGCCATAAATAGCTCCATCATGCTGATGGTGCTGAACCCCTCCACCCTGGACGCCAACGAGCTGAACCTGCTGGAGAAAGAGGTGGACGGGACCTTATAG
- a CDS encoding DUF126 domain-containing protein yields the protein MKIKGRVIFSGKAIGRMMVMNEPFSFLGGVDPVTGLFTVASGREGENIDGRILVFPCGKGSTVGSYTIMDLKKNGHLPAAIINAQAETIVSTGAVMAGIPMIDLLDISILREGDRAVVNGDSLDMMDLVEKKVVTCVLRCKGKILILKRSQKVGTNKGKWAAVSGYIERGEKPEETALKEVMEETCITTARIEKRTEALRVRDGAYLWTIYPFLFEVEDEKVTLDWEHTECTWANLDQLPQYDTVPGFRKVLEALGL from the coding sequence GTGAAGATTAAAGGTCGTGTGATATTCAGCGGCAAAGCGATCGGAAGAATGATGGTAATGAACGAACCGTTCAGCTTCCTGGGAGGAGTGGACCCCGTGACCGGTCTGTTCACCGTCGCCTCCGGGCGGGAAGGGGAGAACATCGACGGACGCATACTTGTGTTCCCCTGCGGAAAAGGCTCGACCGTCGGTTCCTATACCATAATGGACCTGAAGAAGAACGGGCACCTGCCCGCGGCGATAATCAATGCCCAGGCGGAGACGATCGTGTCTACCGGGGCGGTCATGGCCGGCATCCCGATGATCGATTTATTGGACATATCCATTCTCAGGGAGGGCGACCGCGCCGTGGTCAACGGAGATTCCTTGGACATGATGGACCTGGTGGAGAAGAAGGTGGTCACCTGTGTACTTCGGTGTAAAGGGAAGATATTGATCCTAAAGCGCAGCCAGAAGGTAGGCACGAACAAGGGGAAGTGGGCCGCGGTCAGCGGTTATATCGAGCGCGGCGAGAAGCCGGAAGAGACCGCCTTAAAAGAGGTTATGGAAGAGACATGCATCACTACCGCCCGCATCGAGAAGAGGACGGAGGCGCTGCGCGTGCGCGACGGGGCCTATCTGTGGACCATATATCCTTTCCTATTCGAAGTAGAGGACGAGAAGGTCACCCTCGACTGGGAGCACACCGAGTGCACCTGGGCGAACCTGGACCAGCTCCCGCAGTACGACACGGTACCCGGCTTCCGCAAGGTGCTGGAAGCGCTCGGCCTATAA
- a CDS encoding TRAM domain-containing protein: MRDERGVAGRRPVTEGQIVEVNITDIGERGDGIGKIDGLVIIVPDATPGETVKVRITRLERKVAFGRKA, encoded by the coding sequence ATGCGGGATGAGCGTGGCGTTGCCGGGAGGAGGCCGGTCACCGAAGGCCAGATCGTGGAGGTGAACATCACCGATATCGGGGAGAGGGGTGATGGCATCGGCAAAATTGACGGATTGGTGATAATCGTTCCGGACGCCACGCCCGGTGAGACGGTCAAGGTGCGGATAACCCGCCTAGAAAGAAAGGTCGCTTTCGGTCGAAAGGCCTGA
- the fen gene encoding flap endonuclease-1 — translation MGVNLSDLVVAKDLEPSELMGRTVAIDAYNAIYQFLSVIRQPDGTPLMDPRGRVTSHLEGLLNRNANLVEMGIRPSYVFDGISPEKKEATIRERRERRESAKKEWEQAKAEGDVRKAYSKATQSSRITNEIVQSSRILLTHLGIPVIQAPEEGEAQAAYMCAKGDVWASASQDFDSLLFGAPRLIRNLTLSGRRKMPGREEYRDVRMQMVDRQITLDSLGLDGRQLVALCILVGTDFNPGVMGVGPKKALKLIKQYGTLAGSLKSMGMDMEDLDKVESIFLDYERTDDYRLQWAQPDRAKVMDMLCGEYGFSEKRVTGALDKFSSGKKDQRRLDMF, via the coding sequence ATGGGAGTCAACCTATCTGACCTGGTGGTGGCCAAGGACCTGGAGCCGAGCGAGCTCATGGGCCGCACCGTGGCCATCGACGCCTACAACGCCATATACCAATTCCTGTCGGTGATCCGTCAGCCGGACGGCACTCCGCTGATGGACCCCCGGGGGCGTGTCACCTCCCACCTCGAGGGGTTGCTGAACCGGAACGCCAACTTGGTGGAGATGGGCATCCGCCCTTCCTATGTCTTCGATGGGATCTCCCCGGAGAAGAAGGAGGCCACCATCAGGGAGAGGAGGGAGCGCCGGGAATCGGCCAAGAAGGAGTGGGAACAGGCCAAGGCCGAGGGCGACGTTCGAAAGGCCTATTCCAAGGCCACGCAATCATCGCGCATCACCAATGAGATCGTGCAGTCCTCCCGGATATTGCTCACCCACTTGGGCATCCCGGTCATCCAGGCGCCCGAGGAGGGGGAGGCGCAGGCCGCCTACATGTGCGCCAAGGGCGATGTATGGGCCTCGGCCTCCCAAGACTTCGATTCCCTGCTCTTCGGCGCCCCCCGCCTGATACGCAACCTGACCCTTTCCGGCCGAAGGAAGATGCCGGGGCGGGAAGAATATCGTGATGTGCGCATGCAGATGGTGGACCGCCAGATCACCTTGGACTCCCTGGGCCTGGACGGACGGCAATTGGTAGCCCTCTGTATTTTGGTAGGAACGGACTTCAACCCCGGGGTCATGGGCGTGGGCCCCAAGAAGGCCCTCAAGCTCATCAAGCAGTATGGCACCTTGGCTGGATCGTTAAAATCCATGGGCATGGACATGGAAGACCTGGATAAAGTGGAGAGCATCTTCCTCGATTATGAACGGACCGACGACTACCGTTTGCAATGGGCGCAGCCGGACCGGGCCAAGGTCATGGACATGCTATGCGGGGAGTACGGTTTTTCAGAGAAAAGGGTGACCGGCGCACTGGACAAGTTCTCATCTGGCAAGAAGGACCAACGCCGCCTCGACATGTTCTAA